From Halapricum desulfuricans, a single genomic window includes:
- a CDS encoding GNAT family N-acetyltransferase, giving the protein MPGPIFRSGERVSLHPVEEDDLGAFARARNDPDLRVPLCIDSATNREALEEFHEDTVSGGDGYWFVATADDETVGAVTFPDVREGDGLADLAYWILPEHQGQGLGHEAVSLLLEYGFEELRLHRVRADCLATNEASRGLLESLGFSREGQFREAMFQDGAHVDVLRYGLLETEWSDV; this is encoded by the coding sequence ATGCCCGGTCCGATCTTTCGATCCGGCGAACGCGTGTCCCTCCATCCCGTCGAGGAGGACGACCTCGGCGCGTTCGCCCGCGCGCGAAACGACCCTGATCTCCGCGTCCCGCTGTGTATCGACTCGGCGACGAACCGCGAGGCCCTCGAGGAGTTCCACGAGGACACCGTCTCAGGTGGGGATGGCTACTGGTTCGTCGCGACGGCCGACGACGAGACAGTCGGTGCCGTCACCTTCCCGGACGTCCGGGAGGGGGACGGCCTGGCCGATCTCGCCTACTGGATCCTGCCCGAACATCAGGGCCAGGGTCTCGGGCACGAAGCGGTGTCGCTGTTGCTCGAATACGGCTTCGAAGAGCTTCGGCTCCATCGCGTCCGGGCGGACTGTCTCGCCACGAACGAAGCCTCCCGTGGTCTGCTCGAATCACTGGGGTTCTCCCGCGAGGGGCAGTTCCGCGAGGCCATGTTCCAGGACGGTGCACACGTCGACGTATTGCGCTACGGATTGCTCGAAACGGAATGGAGTGATGTCTGA
- a CDS encoding DUF302 domain-containing protein yields MAPYTNQYRVDATFDETIDAVTDALSEEGFGVLADIDMQAAFQNKLDKEYARYRILAACNPPLAYDALDIEFELGALLPCNVVVYETDEGATGVSVVDPRELMSIVDNEDLEPIVEDVADRLEAALEAVPQARPVDDSAA; encoded by the coding sequence ATGGCACCATACACGAACCAGTATCGAGTCGACGCGACCTTTGACGAGACGATCGACGCCGTGACCGACGCCCTCTCCGAAGAAGGGTTCGGCGTCCTCGCCGATATCGACATGCAGGCCGCGTTCCAAAATAAACTGGACAAGGAATACGCACGATACCGGATTCTGGCCGCGTGCAATCCGCCGCTGGCCTACGACGCGCTCGACATCGAGTTCGAACTCGGGGCGCTGTTGCCCTGCAACGTGGTCGTCTACGAGACCGACGAGGGTGCGACTGGCGTGAGTGTCGTCGACCCCCGGGAACTGATGTCGATCGTCGACAACGAGGACCTCGAACCGATCGTCGAGGACGTTGCAGATCGGCTGGAAGCCGCGCTGGAGGCCGTTCCGCAGGCTCGCCCCGTCGACGACAGCGCAGCGTAA
- the cysE gene encoding serine O-acetyltransferase produces the protein MFNRIREDVRTARAKDPAATGPLEVLLTYPGLHAIWLYRIAHWLHGNGFGLTARLLSHVTRFLTGVEIHPAAEIGDRFFIDHGMGTVIGETAEIGDDVLLYHGVTLGGKSMRREKRHPTLEDGVTIGADATLLGDITVGENASVGAGAVVLSDVPSGMTVTGNPAEVAGDSDDVPLTDDVRANSGSASDGDALLGADCCDDDSGLQ, from the coding sequence ATGTTCAATCGTATCCGCGAGGACGTCCGGACCGCACGCGCCAAGGACCCGGCCGCGACAGGTCCGCTGGAGGTCCTCCTCACGTACCCGGGATTGCACGCTATCTGGCTGTATCGCATCGCACACTGGCTACACGGGAACGGGTTCGGGTTGACGGCCCGCCTGCTGTCACACGTGACCCGCTTTCTCACCGGCGTCGAGATCCATCCGGCCGCCGAGATCGGCGATCGGTTCTTCATCGATCACGGGATGGGGACCGTGATCGGCGAGACCGCCGAGATCGGCGACGACGTGCTGCTCTACCACGGCGTCACGCTCGGCGGGAAGTCCATGCGCCGCGAGAAGCGCCATCCGACTCTGGAGGACGGCGTCACGATCGGCGCGGACGCGACGCTACTCGGCGACATCACCGTCGGTGAGAACGCCAGCGTCGGTGCCGGAGCGGTCGTCCTCAGCGACGTGCCATCTGGGATGACCGTCACCGGCAACCCCGCGGAGGTCGCCGGCGACAGCGACGACGTTCCGCTGACCGACGACGTTCGCGCCAACAGCGGGTCGGCGTCGGACGGTGACGCATTACTCGGGGCGGACTGCTGTGACGACGACAGCGGCCTCCAATAG
- a CDS encoding NAD(P)/FAD-dependent oxidoreductase — translation MSDETDLHEYEVVVVGGGPAGMTAALYSTRLGHQTAVVSRGGGRAAMMQEVHNLLGVREETSGMEFLQIGQEQLEAYGCDSHRDMVASCSRPEDGEKQFRLSGNSADYAAEMVVLATGFNDVRPDPPLPRTGRGLHYCLHCDAHMFVDEPVYVMGHGESAVHVAAIMLNFTDEVDLLTRGKEPEWSDESAAVLENHPIDVIHADVTGVQNGEDGWLKALEFEDSVGQRPTSSRAESGDGKTREYKGGFAMYGAEYNNGLARELGCAINDDGTIEVGDHGETSVDGVYAVGDCTPGHNQIPVALGQGAKAGIDVHFELRDFPRDPDRLDDLGAVRDEEVPGIPDELLEQAVDFHTYERQ, via the coding sequence GTGAGCGACGAAACCGATCTCCACGAGTACGAAGTCGTCGTGGTCGGGGGCGGTCCCGCGGGCATGACGGCGGCGCTGTACAGCACGCGACTCGGCCACCAGACGGCAGTCGTCAGTCGCGGCGGCGGTCGTGCGGCGATGATGCAGGAAGTCCACAACCTGCTGGGCGTCCGCGAGGAGACCAGCGGGATGGAGTTTCTCCAGATCGGCCAGGAGCAACTGGAAGCGTACGGCTGTGACAGCCACCGCGATATGGTCGCCTCGTGTTCCCGTCCCGAAGACGGCGAGAAGCAGTTCCGACTATCGGGCAACAGCGCCGACTACGCCGCCGAGATGGTCGTGCTCGCGACGGGGTTCAACGACGTCCGTCCGGACCCACCGCTCCCCAGAACCGGCCGGGGACTGCACTACTGTCTGCACTGTGACGCCCACATGTTCGTCGACGAACCGGTGTACGTGATGGGCCACGGCGAGAGCGCCGTCCACGTCGCCGCGATTATGCTGAACTTCACCGACGAGGTGGACCTGCTGACCCGCGGCAAGGAGCCCGAATGGAGCGACGAGAGCGCCGCCGTCCTGGAGAACCACCCTATCGACGTGATCCACGCGGACGTCACGGGCGTCCAGAACGGCGAGGACGGCTGGCTGAAAGCGCTCGAATTCGAGGACAGCGTGGGACAGCGCCCCACGAGCAGTCGGGCGGAGTCCGGCGACGGGAAGACCCGCGAGTACAAGGGCGGGTTCGCGATGTACGGCGCGGAGTACAACAACGGCCTGGCCCGGGAGCTCGGCTGTGCGATCAACGACGACGGCACGATCGAGGTCGGCGACCACGGCGAGACCTCGGTCGACGGCGTCTACGCGGTGGGCGACTGCACGCCGGGGCACAACCAGATCCCGGTCGCGCTCGGCCAGGGCGCGAAAGCGGGGATCGACGTGCACTTCGAGTTGCGTGACTTCCCACGCGACCCCGACCGACTCGACGACCTGGGGGCCGTCCGCGACGAGGAAGTGCCCGGGATTCCGGACGAACTCTTGGAGCAAGCGGTCGATTTCCACACGTACGAACGGCAGTAA
- a CDS encoding DNA-3-methyladenine glycosylase family protein, with product MTPDPNESLRADSKLGPAVDAVGPLRVEPAEDFFARFVVSILRQQVSMESAAATRERLFDAIEVTPEGVLDADDEILRDAGLSRQKTGYVNNVARAFVENGYSRAYFEGMDDDAVRAELTSITGVGAWTADMQLLFSLGRPDVFPVGDLGIRKGMARLFDDLAVEDRAAMRDRAERWAPYRSYASLYLWRGVEGDDVDG from the coding sequence ATGACTCCCGATCCCAACGAGTCCCTTCGAGCCGACTCGAAACTCGGACCCGCCGTCGACGCAGTCGGACCGCTCCGCGTCGAGCCGGCCGAGGACTTCTTCGCGCGGTTCGTCGTCTCGATTCTGCGCCAACAGGTTTCGATGGAATCGGCAGCGGCGACCAGAGAGCGGCTGTTCGACGCGATCGAGGTCACGCCCGAAGGCGTCCTCGACGCCGACGACGAGATCCTCCGGGACGCCGGTCTGTCCCGCCAGAAAACCGGATACGTCAACAACGTCGCTCGGGCGTTCGTCGAGAACGGGTACTCCCGGGCGTATTTCGAGGGGATGGACGACGACGCTGTCCGGGCGGAGCTGACCTCGATCACCGGCGTCGGCGCGTGGACGGCCGACATGCAACTGCTCTTCTCGCTGGGCCGGCCCGACGTCTTCCCGGTCGGTGATCTGGGGATTCGGAAGGGGATGGCCCGACTGTTCGACGATCTCGCCGTCGAGGATCGAGCGGCGATGCGTGACCGCGCCGAGCGCTGGGCACCGTATCGGAGCTACGCGAGCCTGTATCTGTGGCGCGGGGTCGAAGGCGACGATGTCGACGGTTAG
- a CDS encoding winged helix-turn-helix transcriptional regulator, with product MSSESGIVSSSGSGAGIDRTIFVEPDEVFDAVQETLSRKWHLRIVYQLLENGPLGFSALKGEIVGISSKMLSESLTSLEEDGLVDREIVNDQPVRVEYSLTERGDALEPVVSELVSWGVEHGIDESNP from the coding sequence ATGAGTTCAGAATCGGGGATCGTTTCGTCGAGCGGATCGGGCGCGGGAATTGACAGGACGATTTTCGTCGAACCGGACGAGGTGTTCGACGCAGTTCAGGAAACACTCAGTCGGAAGTGGCACCTCCGTATCGTCTACCAGCTGCTCGAGAACGGCCCGCTGGGATTCAGTGCGCTGAAAGGAGAGATCGTCGGCATCTCCTCGAAGATGCTCTCCGAGAGCCTGACGAGTCTCGAAGAGGACGGGCTCGTCGATCGAGAGATCGTCAACGACCAGCCCGTTCGCGTGGAGTATTCGCTGACCGAGCGCGGGGATGCACTGGAACCGGTGGTCTCGGAACTGGTCAGCTGGGGCGTCGAACACGGTATCGACGAATCGAACCCGTAA
- a CDS encoding formate/nitrite transporter family protein — MRDSDGEEDVREAVERSRSGAPAAGRVIRDRFSSDEVFQRIIAAADEEITSGSRELFFSGLAAGFAITITFLLYVSLTASTGGHPILSALLYPLGFIYIIIGGYQLYTENTLPPVALTIERLASVPALLRNWVVVLAGNFMGGALGAAALAYGSVLSDAEALVAYDIAHKGIETAPAALFTKAAFAGLIVAGVVWVEYGARDTISRLVVVYLAFLAIPLGGLFHVVVSFTEMLYLVFVGDLAVLVGMTDFVIPVLLGNTVGGVVLVTVVNYFQTTEHRLESARFEGANRRLSPKEWAFGGLVGRSYVPVIDTAAKHARTDEGTYRILVPISNPRTEQRLVEFASAIASAHEQAVVHAVYVVQTPSRSRYDSNSRRELVEESDQLLSEVCSVADAYDVDVETSTVVSHRSFEELFTIADRDDADLVVMGWGEDRLWDAARAERPIGELTNRLPCDFLIVDDQGIDTSRILLPTIGGPNAELSAEVASALQSVGDAEVTLLYVADGPEDVEDGEQFLENWAIDHGLEDAEILVDESGEIEATIEREAKDHTMLILGASERGVLARLVRNTLHLDILDEVDASVVIAERSNGRSLWRRLFGRR; from the coding sequence ATGAGGGATTCCGACGGCGAGGAAGACGTCAGAGAAGCGGTCGAGCGCTCCAGAAGCGGCGCTCCTGCGGCCGGCCGGGTGATCCGCGACCGGTTCTCGAGCGACGAGGTGTTTCAGCGGATCATCGCCGCTGCCGACGAAGAGATCACCTCCGGGAGCCGGGAACTGTTCTTTAGCGGGCTGGCAGCCGGCTTCGCGATCACGATCACCTTCCTGCTGTACGTCTCACTGACGGCCTCGACCGGAGGGCACCCGATATTGAGCGCGCTACTATATCCGCTCGGGTTCATCTACATCATCATCGGCGGCTATCAGCTGTATACCGAGAACACGCTGCCGCCGGTCGCGCTCACGATCGAGCGCCTCGCAAGCGTCCCGGCGTTGCTTCGTAACTGGGTCGTCGTCCTGGCCGGGAACTTCATGGGCGGTGCCCTCGGGGCAGCGGCGCTGGCATACGGGAGCGTCCTCTCTGACGCCGAAGCCCTGGTGGCCTACGACATTGCCCACAAGGGTATCGAGACCGCGCCCGCCGCGCTGTTTACCAAGGCCGCCTTCGCCGGCCTGATCGTCGCCGGCGTCGTCTGGGTCGAGTACGGCGCACGCGATACCATCTCCCGGCTGGTCGTCGTCTATCTCGCCTTTCTGGCGATCCCGCTGGGCGGACTCTTCCACGTCGTCGTCTCGTTCACCGAGATGCTGTATCTGGTGTTTGTCGGTGATCTGGCGGTTCTGGTCGGAATGACGGACTTCGTCATTCCCGTTTTGCTGGGTAACACAGTTGGAGGCGTGGTGCTCGTGACAGTCGTCAACTACTTCCAGACGACCGAACACCGACTGGAGTCGGCCCGCTTCGAGGGGGCGAACCGTCGGCTCTCACCGAAAGAGTGGGCCTTCGGCGGACTGGTCGGACGGTCGTACGTCCCCGTGATCGACACGGCTGCGAAACACGCTCGCACCGACGAGGGGACCTACCGGATCCTCGTCCCGATCTCGAACCCCCGCACTGAACAGCGACTGGTCGAGTTCGCCAGCGCCATCGCCAGCGCGCACGAACAGGCGGTCGTCCACGCCGTGTACGTCGTTCAGACGCCGTCCCGGAGCCGATACGACAGCAACTCCAGACGGGAGCTCGTCGAGGAATCGGATCAGTTGCTCTCGGAGGTCTGTAGCGTCGCCGACGCATACGACGTCGACGTCGAGACCTCGACGGTCGTCTCCCACCGATCGTTCGAGGAGCTGTTCACGATCGCCGACCGCGACGACGCCGACCTCGTCGTGATGGGCTGGGGCGAGGACCGCCTGTGGGACGCCGCGCGCGCCGAACGGCCGATCGGCGAACTCACGAACCGACTCCCATGTGACTTCCTGATCGTCGACGACCAGGGGATCGACACGTCACGGATCCTGCTCCCGACGATCGGTGGCCCCAACGCCGAGTTGAGCGCGGAAGTCGCGTCCGCGCTGCAGTCGGTCGGAGATGCTGAGGTGACGCTCCTGTACGTCGCGGACGGCCCCGAAGACGTCGAGGACGGCGAGCAGTTCCTCGAAAACTGGGCGATCGACCACGGGCTGGAGGACGCCGAGATACTCGTCGACGAGTCCGGCGAAATCGAGGCGACGATCGAACGCGAGGCCAAGGACCACACGATGTTGATCCTCGGAGCCAGCGAGCGTGGTGTGCTCGCGCGTCTGGTCCGCAACACGCTCCATCTGGACATCCTCGACGAGGTCGACGCTTCGGTCGTCATCGCGGAGCGGTCGAACGGTCGGAGCCTCTGGCGGCGTCTGTTCGGACGACGGTAA
- a CDS encoding MFS transporter: MVDASRTVLKYYLYRATSGPGFTYPIYTLFLLLNGLSYTEIGIIATIQALIVVGGEIPTGYVGDRIGRRNSLVIAAVTFLLSNAGYLFATDFWGFLFVFGTLSFGQTFVSGSGSAWLYDTLQEHDIEGEYTRVSGRAGAVSKAVQAVTMIAGGLLYVADPYYPFYAAVALSVLNVGLVLRLPKNAAYAADDERQAEGESLSMLDALPTIRDRITARELRWFVVYLSLFSGALMTADMYIQPVVRDALEQSFGAVLATYGVEEAATLGFFYASFMGISAIGSDYAAEVESWLGVRKAMLLLPVAIGAFYLVPVFAPVAVFPMFFVMKGSNSLIFPISSRYINDHIGSVGRATVISAIAMVRAVAGVPFRIGSGAFADLFTPIAAVAALGASFLVGAALLYVFATPIREVDVPDRSGESTEATPGPVD; encoded by the coding sequence ATGGTCGACGCCTCTCGCACCGTCCTGAAGTACTACCTCTACCGCGCGACCAGCGGTCCGGGATTCACGTATCCGATCTACACGCTCTTTCTCCTGTTGAACGGGCTGAGCTACACCGAGATCGGTATCATCGCGACGATCCAGGCGCTCATCGTCGTCGGCGGGGAGATCCCGACGGGCTACGTCGGCGATCGGATCGGGCGTCGCAACAGCCTCGTCATCGCCGCCGTCACGTTCCTGCTCTCCAACGCCGGCTATCTGTTTGCGACTGACTTCTGGGGGTTCCTGTTCGTCTTTGGAACGCTGTCGTTCGGGCAGACGTTCGTCTCCGGGAGCGGCAGCGCCTGGCTGTACGACACCCTCCAGGAACACGACATCGAAGGCGAGTACACCAGGGTCTCCGGCCGTGCAGGAGCGGTCTCGAAGGCCGTCCAGGCAGTCACGATGATCGCCGGGGGGCTGCTGTACGTCGCCGATCCGTACTACCCCTTCTACGCCGCCGTCGCGCTCAGCGTGCTCAACGTTGGTCTCGTCCTCCGACTGCCGAAAAACGCCGCCTACGCCGCCGACGACGAACGCCAGGCCGAGGGCGAGAGCCTCTCGATGCTCGACGCCCTGCCGACGATCCGCGACCGGATCACCGCCCGCGAACTCCGCTGGTTCGTGGTCTACCTGTCACTGTTCTCCGGCGCGTTGATGACCGCCGACATGTACATCCAGCCGGTGGTTCGCGACGCGCTCGAACAGTCCTTCGGTGCGGTGCTCGCGACCTACGGCGTCGAGGAGGCCGCGACGCTCGGGTTCTTCTACGCCTCGTTCATGGGTATCTCGGCGATCGGTAGCGACTACGCCGCCGAGGTGGAGTCCTGGCTCGGCGTCCGCAAAGCGATGTTGCTGTTGCCGGTCGCCATCGGCGCCTTCTATCTGGTGCCCGTGTTCGCCCCGGTCGCCGTCTTCCCGATGTTCTTCGTGATGAAAGGCTCCAACAGCCTGATCTTCCCCATCTCGAGCCGCTACATCAACGATCACATCGGCTCGGTCGGCCGCGCGACGGTCATCTCCGCGATCGCGATGGTCCGGGCGGTCGCCGGCGTGCCCTTCAGGATCGGCAGCGGCGCGTTCGCCGATCTCTTCACGCCGATCGCTGCCGTCGCTGCACTCGGGGCCTCGTTCCTCGTCGGGGCCGCGCTGCTGTACGTGTTCGCGACGCCGATCCGCGAGGTAGACGTACCCGATCGGTCTGGGGAGTCGACCGAAGCGACTCCCGGTCCCGTCGACTAA
- a CDS encoding cation diffusion facilitator family transporter, producing MAGNSKGVVLAALLANGAIAVLKFVGFTLTGSPAMLSETYHSISDTGNQVFLLIGIRYSQQSADQRHPFGYGKAQFFYSFLVSVLLFGIAGWESATHGYEKLVHGGAHSVPTQPELLGVSFPAVYVNYAVLVGAILFEAYALHKANTELKRQIEVHGWSGYREAFHETSDVTTLTAFTEDTVALSGAGLALFGIYLTEVTHNPVYDAAAALLIGIMLMGFALALAWENKRLLLGESLSLEEEEQLRKTVAAHDSVAEIVDFRTVFFGPGRLLVTADVAFESGIATAEMDGHITDIEEELRAVEPFVKKVYIEPERDARQ from the coding sequence ATGGCTGGCAACAGCAAGGGGGTCGTGCTCGCGGCGCTGCTGGCGAACGGCGCGATCGCCGTCCTGAAGTTCGTCGGATTCACGCTCACCGGGAGCCCCGCGATGCTCTCGGAGACGTATCACTCGATCTCCGACACCGGGAATCAGGTCTTCTTGCTGATTGGCATCCGCTACAGTCAGCAGTCGGCAGACCAGCGCCACCCGTTCGGATACGGGAAAGCGCAGTTCTTCTACAGCTTCCTCGTGTCGGTGCTCCTGTTCGGCATCGCCGGCTGGGAGAGTGCCACCCACGGCTACGAGAAACTGGTCCACGGTGGGGCCCACAGCGTCCCGACGCAACCGGAGCTGTTGGGTGTCAGCTTCCCCGCCGTCTACGTCAACTACGCCGTTCTGGTCGGCGCAATTCTCTTCGAGGCATATGCCCTCCACAAGGCCAACACGGAACTCAAACGCCAGATCGAGGTCCACGGCTGGAGCGGCTATCGGGAAGCGTTCCACGAGACCAGCGACGTGACGACGCTGACGGCGTTCACTGAGGACACCGTCGCGCTCTCGGGGGCCGGGCTCGCGCTGTTCGGCATCTACCTCACCGAAGTGACCCACAATCCGGTCTACGACGCCGCTGCGGCGCTTTTGATCGGGATCATGCTGATGGGATTCGCCCTGGCGCTGGCCTGGGAGAACAAGCGTCTCCTGCTGGGTGAGAGTCTCTCGTTGGAGGAAGAAGAGCAACTGCGAAAAACTGTCGCCGCCCACGATAGCGTGGCCGAGATCGTCGACTTTCGGACGGTCTTTTTCGGCCCCGGTCGCCTCCTGGTGACCGCCGACGTGGCGTTCGAGTCCGGGATCGCGACCGCCGAGATGGACGGGCATATCACTGATATCGAGGAGGAGCTGAGGGCAGTCGAGCCGTTCGTCAAGAAAGTCTACATCGAGCCCGAGCGAGACGCCCGACAGTGA
- a CDS encoding RNA-guided endonuclease InsQ/TnpB family protein, protein MVIVELRRTAVVKLDVDDDAHRLLQETIDRFKQAAQMVADDGWNGTEDGYIVTSKTELHDRTYDEVREATDELNADLVCAARNRAADALDSCAEKRKDGENPSKPQFTSDSVVYNRNAITYYDEHATLATVDGRIEAEYILPDEDVPPTTYFADEWEKREATLHHRDGDYYLHIAVVKETDTEPEDAENGTVLGVDLNVDGHLAVTSSGAFIGNADYLNHKRREYERRRGQMQQTGTRSAHLTMQSLGGRFANWSEDYLHRVSKALVQEALAHDCTHIAFEKLTHIRERISDASKFQQWAFRRIQEYTEYKTAEYGIAVEKIAPQYTSQRCSHVACSFTHEDNRDGDEFECLKCGREYHADYNAAKNIARKLLQNWQKSGSGGATGHLALKSGTVNVNGIFTPTTV, encoded by the coding sequence ATGGTGATTGTGGAGCTTCGACGTACCGCCGTCGTGAAACTCGACGTAGACGACGATGCTCACCGCCTTCTCCAAGAGACGATAGACCGCTTCAAACAGGCCGCGCAGATGGTTGCAGACGACGGCTGGAACGGCACAGAAGACGGCTACATCGTTACGTCGAAAACTGAACTACACGACCGGACATACGACGAGGTACGCGAAGCCACCGACGAACTCAACGCTGACCTCGTGTGCGCCGCTCGGAATCGAGCCGCCGACGCACTCGATTCCTGTGCCGAGAAACGCAAAGATGGCGAGAATCCCTCGAAACCACAGTTCACGTCGGATTCGGTCGTCTACAACCGCAACGCGATTACCTACTACGACGAGCACGCCACGCTTGCCACCGTGGACGGACGTATCGAAGCCGAGTACATCCTCCCTGACGAGGATGTGCCACCGACAACCTACTTTGCTGACGAGTGGGAGAAGCGCGAAGCGACGTTGCATCACCGTGACGGTGATTACTACCTCCACATCGCTGTCGTGAAAGAGACGGACACAGAGCCGGAAGATGCCGAGAACGGAACGGTTCTCGGCGTAGACTTGAATGTGGATGGACATCTCGCTGTCACTTCGAGTGGCGCGTTCATCGGCAACGCCGACTACCTCAACCACAAACGCCGAGAATACGAGAGGCGGCGTGGACAAATGCAACAAACAGGCACACGGTCGGCCCACTTGACGATGCAATCACTCGGTGGCAGATTCGCTAACTGGAGCGAAGATTACCTGCATCGTGTTTCGAAGGCACTGGTGCAGGAAGCGCTCGCCCACGACTGTACGCACATCGCGTTCGAGAAGCTGACACATATCCGCGAACGTATCTCGGACGCTTCCAAATTCCAGCAGTGGGCGTTCCGTCGCATCCAGGAGTACACCGAGTACAAAACCGCCGAGTACGGGATTGCCGTCGAGAAAATCGCGCCACAGTACACCAGTCAACGGTGTAGTCACGTTGCCTGTAGCTTTACCCACGAGGATAACCGCGATGGTGACGAGTTCGAATGTCTGAAATGCGGGCGCGAATACCACGCCGACTACAACGCAGCGAAGAACATCGCCCGGAAACTACTCCAGAACTGGCAGAAGTCTGGTTCTGGAGGGGCAACCGGTCACCTTGCCCTGAAGTCGGGGACGGTGAACGTGAACGGCATCTTCACGCCTACCACTGTCTAG
- a CDS encoding aldo/keto reductase, protein MGLTNRSDTFDLDGETTVHRLGYGAMRITGEDIIGRPDDEDEARRVLHQALSLGIDFIDTADSYGPGVSERLIGEALAPYPDELVVATKGGLLRNTDGDWLPQGDPDYLRNAVLASRDRLGVDTIDLYQYHRPDPDTPFEDSVHALAEMKDEGLIRHVGLSNVSVEQLETARDIVDVATVQNQYNVADREDEDVLQACEEYDVGFIPWFPLGAGELDEKADALDAIAEAHDATRYQIALAWLLQHSPVTLPIPGTSSVTHLKENVAASEIELSDDELARLR, encoded by the coding sequence ATGGGACTCACGAACCGGAGCGACACGTTCGACCTCGACGGCGAGACGACCGTTCACCGACTGGGGTACGGCGCGATGCGAATCACGGGCGAGGACATCATCGGCCGACCCGACGACGAGGACGAGGCCCGGCGGGTACTCCATCAGGCGCTCTCGCTGGGCATTGATTTCATCGACACCGCGGACTCGTACGGCCCGGGCGTCAGCGAACGACTGATCGGCGAGGCGCTCGCACCCTATCCGGACGAACTGGTCGTCGCGACCAAGGGCGGACTGCTGCGCAATACGGACGGTGACTGGCTCCCGCAAGGCGATCCGGACTATCTTCGCAACGCCGTCCTCGCGAGCCGGGATCGATTGGGAGTCGACACGATCGACCTCTATCAGTATCACCGGCCGGATCCCGATACGCCGTTCGAGGACTCCGTCCACGCGCTCGCGGAGATGAAAGACGAGGGGCTGATCCGCCACGTCGGGCTGAGCAACGTCTCCGTCGAACAGCTCGAAACTGCGCGCGATATCGTCGACGTCGCGACTGTCCAGAACCAGTACAACGTCGCCGACCGCGAGGACGAGGACGTCCTGCAGGCCTGTGAGGAGTACGACGTCGGGTTCATCCCCTGGTTCCCGCTCGGGGCTGGCGAACTCGACGAGAAGGCCGACGCCCTCGATGCGATCGCCGAGGCACACGACGCCACCCGATATCAGATCGCGCTGGCGTGGCTGCTCCAGCACTCGCCGGTCACGCTGCCGATTCCCGGCACCTCAAGCGTAACACATCTGAAAGAGAACGTCGCTGCCTCCGAAATCGAATTGAGCGACGACGAATTGGCTCGTCTGCGATAG
- a CDS encoding GNAT family N-acetyltransferase, with amino-acid sequence MPGPAFLRGESVSLHTWEEEDYEFFEEHRNEESIRRPLTDVSPRNRQQVEEHFEERVYGDDDDGMAFLICTGDREAMTTGDADGLTRVGEVGIPWVNQPHGSGMLMYWIAPDHQGNGYVTEATALLLDHAFGQRRLNKVWAMVIEPNDASQAALESLGFEQEGSFRKETFYEGEYVDSRRYGLLAEEWLADR; translated from the coding sequence ATGCCCGGTCCCGCGTTCCTCCGTGGCGAGTCGGTCAGTCTCCACACTTGGGAAGAAGAGGACTACGAGTTCTTCGAAGAACACCGCAACGAGGAGTCGATCCGGCGACCGCTGACGGACGTCTCGCCGCGGAACCGCCAGCAGGTCGAGGAGCACTTCGAGGAGCGCGTGTACGGCGATGACGACGACGGGATGGCGTTTCTGATCTGCACGGGCGACCGCGAGGCGATGACGACCGGCGACGCGGACGGTCTGACCCGCGTCGGCGAGGTCGGCATCCCGTGGGTCAACCAGCCGCACGGATCTGGGATGCTCATGTACTGGATCGCGCCGGACCACCAGGGCAACGGCTACGTCACGGAAGCGACGGCACTCCTGCTGGATCACGCTTTCGGGCAGCGACGGCTCAACAAGGTCTGGGCGATGGTCATCGAACCCAACGACGCCTCCCAGGCCGCCCTCGAATCGCTCGGCTTCGAGCAGGAAGGCTCCTTCCGGAAGGAGACGTTCTACGAGGGCGAGTACGTCGACAGTCGACGGTACGGGCTGCTCGCCGAAGAGTGGCTCGCCGACCGATGA